The genomic region AGTCCCACCATGCGTGTACCCATGACCCGGCAGAAGGTCCTGGCGGCGCTTGCCGCCGCGGCCCTGGCGCCGCTGGCCGCCTGTTCGACGCCCGGGGCGGCGGAGTCGCCGGCGCCCTCGGCGTCGCCGACGGCGTCGGCCTCGGCGGGCGCGGCCGAGGCCGACTTCGCCCGGCTGGAGGAGGACTTCGACGCCAGGCTCGGTGTCTACGCGCTCGACACCGGCAGCGGGGAGGTCGTCGAGTACCGCGCCGACGACCGGTTCGCCTACTGCTCGACCTTCAAGGTCCCGCTGTTCGGAGCCGTGCTGGAACAGACCACGCCCGAGGACCTGGACCGGGTCATCACCTATACCGAGGACGACCTGGTCAACTGGACCCCCATCACCGAACAGCACGTGGACACCGGCATGTCGCTGCGCGACCTGGGCGACGCGGCCCTGCGCTACAGCGACAACACCGCCGCCAACCTGCTGCTGGAGGAGGTCGGCGGCCCGGACGCGATGGAGGCGGCGCTGAGGGAGATCGGCGACGACGTCATCAGCGTCGACCGGATCGAACCGGACCTGAGCGAGGGCGTCCCGGGTGACGAGCGCGACACGAGCACCCCGCGGGCCATGGCCACCACCCTGGAGGCGTTCACCCTGGGTGACGTGCTGCCCGAGGAGGAGAGCGAC from Nocardiopsis aegyptia harbors:
- the bla gene encoding class A beta-lactamase, producing the protein MRVPMTRQKVLAALAAAALAPLAACSTPGAAESPAPSASPTASASAGAAEADFARLEEDFDARLGVYALDTGSGEVVEYRADDRFAYCSTFKVPLFGAVLEQTTPEDLDRVITYTEDDLVNWTPITEQHVDTGMSLRDLGDAALRYSDNTAANLLLEEVGGPDAMEAALREIGDDVISVDRIEPDLSEGVPGDERDTSTPRAMATTLEAFTLGDVLPEEESDMIVEMMRGNTTGDDLIRAGVPDDWEVGDKTGSGGYGTRNDIAVLWPPEGDPIVLAVMSSRDQEDAEHDDALIAQAAEVVVDTLA